A DNA window from Maribellus comscasis contains the following coding sequences:
- a CDS encoding ATP-binding protein yields MKDRPDIERIEELIGALMKVARGDYSVQVPLSEKNDHLDALAMGFNLMVDDIGSSKKIEKENKKIKRLNKQLEEAKKAAEESNRLKSIFISNLSHEIRTPMNGIIGFANLLNEDDISTETRKNYTQIIVNSSNQLLRIIDDILEISRLETKQVKLNEQVVNINDFMIELFNIFNLKSKESKIPIYLKRALPDEFSNAYTDRLKLSKILCNLLENALKFTNSGHIEFGYVCNDAEIEFYVKDTGIGINKEKQKSIFGRFSQVDSKLSRKSGGLGLGLAIASENAALLGGEIRVTSKEGSGSTFYLSIPFKHVNKQVDDNKTGTAELNNKFKIIIAEDEEVNLLYLETLLKKINRDIHIIQASNGEEAIDLCKRNYPVDLVFMDVKLPVLNGLEATRKIKQIYPELPVIAQSAYTSAREIENAKQAGVDDYITKPIVKEELFEVLERYMYVKNND; encoded by the coding sequence TTGAAAGATAGACCAGATATAGAACGAATTGAGGAATTGATTGGTGCTTTAATGAAGGTAGCTCGCGGTGACTACTCCGTTCAGGTTCCGCTTTCAGAGAAGAATGATCATTTGGACGCTTTGGCGATGGGATTCAATTTGATGGTTGATGACATTGGATCCTCGAAAAAGATTGAGAAAGAGAACAAAAAAATTAAACGCTTAAACAAACAACTTGAGGAGGCAAAAAAGGCCGCTGAGGAGAGTAATCGTTTAAAATCAATTTTTATTTCCAATTTATCACACGAGATACGAACCCCGATGAACGGCATAATTGGATTTGCCAATCTTTTAAATGAAGATGACATTTCTACAGAAACAAGGAAGAATTATACTCAAATAATTGTAAACAGCAGTAATCAGTTACTGCGTATTATTGATGACATCCTTGAGATTTCGAGGCTGGAAACCAAGCAGGTGAAACTGAATGAACAGGTGGTGAATATAAACGACTTTATGATTGAGCTGTTTAATATTTTTAACCTCAAATCAAAAGAAAGTAAAATTCCTATTTATTTAAAAAGAGCTTTGCCCGACGAATTCAGTAACGCCTATACCGATCGATTGAAACTGAGTAAAATTTTGTGTAATTTGTTGGAAAATGCATTGAAATTTACAAATTCAGGACACATTGAATTTGGCTATGTTTGTAACGATGCTGAAATTGAGTTTTATGTAAAGGATACCGGAATCGGAATTAATAAAGAAAAACAAAAGAGTATATTCGGAAGATTTTCACAGGTCGATAGTAAACTTTCAAGAAAGTCAGGAGGCTTAGGGCTTGGATTAGCCATTGCCAGTGAAAATGCAGCTTTACTCGGTGGGGAAATAAGAGTCACTTCAAAGGAAGGGAGCGGTTCAACATTTTATCTGTCAATTCCTTTTAAACACGTAAATAAGCAAGTTGATGATAATAAGACCGGAACTGCAGAACTCAACAACAAATTTAAAATTATCATTGCCGAGGACGAAGAAGTAAATCTTCTTTATTTGGAAACATTATTAAAAAAGATAAACAGAGACATTCACATTATTCAGGCTTCAAATGGTGAGGAGGCAATAGATTTATGTAAAAGGAACTATCCCGTAGATTTGGTTTTTATGGATGTAAAATTACCTGTATTAAATGGATTGGAAGCAACGAGAAAAATAAAACAAATTTATCCGGAGTTGCCTGTCATTGCTCAGTCTGCTTACACTTCAGCTCGTGAAATTGAAAATGCCAAACAAGCTGGCGTCGACGATTATATAACAAAACCTATAGTAAAAGAGGAGCTGTTTGAGGTGCTGGAAAGGTACATGTATGTCAAAAATAATGATTAA
- a CDS encoding alpha/beta hydrolase family protein: MKILSFLFIILFSLFYSSQIFSQENSFEGWECKEFSFRGHDAKIVFPKKSNDGKYWVWRARFWSHEPQLDKALLEEGFHVVYVDVSGLYGNDEAVALWNGFYKFLRKEYHLNRKAVLEGMSRGGLIVYNWASQNTKKVACIYADAPVCDIRSWPGGLYGGIGSEPDWEACLEAYDLDEKSVLDFKGIPINNAVKIAKANIPAIHVCGLADKVVPYSENTEKLVEKFEDAGGKVELILKEGVGHHPHSLQDPKPLVDFILKNTINRK; encoded by the coding sequence ATGAAAATTCTTTCTTTCCTGTTTATCATTTTATTCAGCTTGTTTTATTCATCTCAAATATTTAGTCAGGAAAATAGTTTTGAAGGCTGGGAGTGTAAGGAATTTTCATTTCGGGGACACGATGCAAAAATTGTTTTTCCGAAGAAAAGTAACGACGGAAAATATTGGGTCTGGCGGGCCCGTTTTTGGAGTCACGAACCACAATTGGACAAAGCCCTTCTGGAAGAAGGATTTCACGTAGTTTATGTCGATGTTTCCGGTTTGTACGGAAATGACGAGGCTGTTGCATTATGGAACGGTTTTTATAAGTTCCTTCGAAAAGAATATCATCTAAATCGCAAAGCGGTTTTAGAAGGAATGAGCCGTGGTGGCCTGATTGTTTATAATTGGGCTTCGCAAAACACAAAGAAGGTTGCGTGTATTTATGCAGATGCTCCGGTGTGCGATATCAGAAGCTGGCCAGGCGGATTATATGGTGGAATTGGCAGTGAGCCGGATTGGGAAGCTTGTTTAGAGGCCTATGATTTGGATGAAAAATCGGTTTTGGATTTTAAGGGAATTCCGATTAACAACGCGGTAAAAATCGCAAAAGCAAATATTCCCGCTATTCACGTTTGCGGATTAGCTGATAAAGTAGTTCCTTATTCTGAAAATACTGAGAAATTGGTAGAAAAGTTTGAGGATGCAGGAGGCAAAGTTGAGCTGATTTTAAAAGAAGGGGTAGGGCACCACCCGCACAGTCTGCAGGATCCCAAACCACTGGTCGATTTTATTTTAAAGAATACCATCAACAGGAAATAG
- a CDS encoding DUF302 domain-containing protein, with the protein MSYYFSKVVAGKSFEEAAELVTDELKKEGFGVLSEINVGETLKKKLNVDFKKYKILGACSPKHAYQALTAEDKIGVFLPCNVIVQENENGDVEVSAVDPVASMSSVQNESLGGVATEIQQKLKKVIENLG; encoded by the coding sequence ATGAGTTATTATTTTAGTAAAGTAGTTGCTGGTAAAAGTTTTGAAGAGGCAGCAGAGTTAGTTACCGATGAGTTAAAAAAAGAAGGTTTCGGAGTACTTTCTGAGATTAATGTTGGCGAAACATTAAAAAAGAAGCTGAATGTTGATTTTAAAAAGTACAAAATTTTAGGGGCATGCAGTCCTAAACATGCTTATCAGGCCTTAACGGCAGAAGATAAAATCGGTGTTTTTCTTCCCTGTAATGTAATTGTTCAGGAAAATGAAAACGGCGATGTTGAGGTTTCGGCTGTAGATCCGGTTGCTTCAATGAGTTCGGTGCAAAATGAATCACTTGGCGGTGTTGCCACAGAAATTCAGCAAAAATTAAAAAAGGTAATTGAAAACCTTGGCTGA
- a CDS encoding SLC13 family permease — MPKPLKKKNGRVQQIALVAAPLLSLLIILFADLDPENKKVTYTFAIALLMAVWWITEAIPLAATALIPVALFPLFGVVDGKVVSSMYFNHLIFLFIGGFLMAFAMERWNLHRRIALRILILFGISPGRILLGFMLATAFLSMWMSNTATAMMMVPIALSIILKLEESLGKEKTGKYNIGLLLGIAYSASIGGITTLVGTPPNLSFARIVNIIFPGMPEISFADWFIFAVPVTVLVFLAAWLLLFLMYKPKERWDDLQITEFKKEYQALGKSKPEEKIVLVLFVLLAFLWIFRAGFSIQSVEIPGWSKLFKTPSFINDGTVAIFIALLLFMIPSKTEKGERVMNWETAKKIPWGIVLLFGGGFALAQGFVDSGLSVWFGEQLAGLANVKPIVLTLADVTMISFLTELTSNVATTEMILPILAGLAMTIKVNPLLLMIPATLAASLAFMLPVATPPNAIIFGTNRIRVKDMVRTGILLNLTGIIIATLVMYFWGTLVFGIDVTVFPDWAVGVEN, encoded by the coding sequence ATGCCAAAACCACTTAAGAAAAAAAACGGACGTGTGCAGCAGATTGCACTTGTTGCAGCACCGTTGCTAAGCTTATTGATTATTTTATTTGCCGACCTCGATCCGGAAAATAAAAAAGTGACTTACACTTTTGCCATCGCTCTTTTAATGGCGGTTTGGTGGATTACTGAAGCAATTCCTCTTGCTGCAACGGCTTTAATCCCGGTAGCGCTTTTTCCGCTTTTTGGTGTGGTCGACGGAAAGGTTGTTTCGTCGATGTATTTTAACCATCTTATCTTTCTCTTTATTGGTGGCTTTTTGATGGCTTTTGCCATGGAGCGCTGGAATCTGCATCGACGTATTGCTTTACGAATACTGATTCTTTTTGGCATAAGTCCGGGGCGTATTTTATTGGGTTTTATGCTTGCCACCGCATTTCTGTCAATGTGGATGTCGAACACCGCCACAGCAATGATGATGGTTCCTATTGCGTTATCAATAATATTAAAGTTGGAGGAAAGTCTGGGAAAAGAAAAAACCGGGAAATACAACATTGGGCTGCTGCTCGGGATTGCATATTCCGCTTCAATTGGTGGAATTACAACCTTGGTTGGAACACCTCCGAATCTGTCGTTCGCGCGAATTGTGAATATTATTTTCCCCGGGATGCCGGAGATTTCATTTGCCGACTGGTTTATTTTTGCTGTACCTGTTACCGTGCTTGTATTTTTGGCGGCTTGGTTATTATTGTTTCTAATGTACAAACCCAAAGAACGTTGGGATGATTTGCAAATAACGGAATTCAAAAAAGAATATCAGGCACTTGGCAAATCAAAACCGGAAGAAAAAATTGTTCTTGTCCTTTTTGTTCTTCTCGCTTTTTTGTGGATTTTCAGGGCAGGTTTTTCTATTCAGTCGGTTGAAATTCCCGGTTGGTCAAAATTGTTTAAAACCCCTTCTTTTATTAACGATGGTACTGTGGCTATTTTTATTGCGTTGTTACTTTTTATGATTCCGTCAAAAACCGAAAAAGGCGAACGGGTAATGAACTGGGAGACTGCTAAAAAGATACCCTGGGGAATTGTGCTTCTGTTTGGAGGCGGTTTTGCCCTTGCGCAAGGTTTTGTCGATTCTGGTCTTTCGGTTTGGTTTGGCGAGCAACTGGCCGGACTAGCCAATGTAAAACCCATTGTATTAACACTGGCCGATGTAACCATGATTTCTTTTTTAACCGAGCTTACATCAAACGTGGCAACTACCGAAATGATTCTTCCCATTTTGGCCGGATTAGCCATGACCATAAAAGTAAATCCATTATTGCTTATGATTCCCGCCACATTAGCAGCTTCGTTGGCTTTTATGCTGCCTGTTGCCACACCGCCCAATGCCATTATTTTTGGAACCAACCGGATTCGGGTGAAAGACATGGTGAGAACCGGTATTTTACTCAATTTAACCGGAATTATTATTGCTACACTGGTAATGTACTTTTGGGGAACACTCGTTTTTGGTATCGATGTTACAGTTTTCCCTGATTGGGCAGTCGGTGTTGAAAATTAG
- a CDS encoding TIGR03915 family putative DNA repair protein: MLIYSYDGTFEGLLTAVFECYRRKDSPEDIVSQKAEQKDMFAERFDVSADAAKAERVWSSAQKKLSKRNNQMLFYAFLSEEPGIEMKILRFLQRLFSEKYSIETDFGGSDVLSLSQLSQKVLKEAEKIRQFVRFQHTKDGLYFCGIEPRYDVIPLTVGHFRDRFANQNWLLYDLKRNYGVLFHEGKLEEVEISQKEFHSLTGKVNQDVLEEDEEFYQTLWKSYFKSINIKERKNLRLQQQHMPRRFWKYLPEISNKS; the protein is encoded by the coding sequence ATGTTGATTTATTCGTACGACGGAACTTTTGAGGGATTATTGACCGCTGTTTTTGAGTGTTATCGCAGGAAGGATTCGCCAGAAGATATTGTGTCACAAAAAGCGGAACAGAAAGATATGTTTGCAGAGCGTTTTGACGTTTCGGCAGATGCAGCCAAGGCAGAGCGCGTTTGGAGTAGCGCACAGAAGAAGCTTTCAAAACGGAACAACCAGATGTTGTTTTATGCTTTTCTTTCGGAAGAACCGGGAATTGAAATGAAGATTCTTCGTTTCCTCCAACGTTTGTTTTCGGAAAAATATTCCATTGAAACCGATTTTGGCGGCTCCGATGTTTTGTCTCTTTCTCAACTTTCGCAAAAAGTATTAAAAGAGGCCGAGAAAATAAGACAGTTTGTTCGTTTTCAGCATACAAAGGATGGTCTGTATTTTTGTGGAATAGAACCACGCTACGACGTTATTCCATTAACGGTAGGCCATTTCCGAGACAGATTTGCCAATCAAAATTGGTTGTTGTACGATTTAAAACGAAATTACGGCGTATTGTTTCATGAAGGAAAACTGGAGGAAGTAGAAATTTCGCAAAAGGAATTTCATTCATTAACTGGTAAAGTAAACCAGGATGTATTGGAAGAAGATGAGGAATTTTATCAGACGCTGTGGAAATCGTATTTTAAAAGTATCAATATAAAAGAAAGAAAAAACCTTCGGTTACAACAGCAACATATGCCCCGAAGGTTTTGGAAATATCTTCCTGAAATAAGTAATAAAAGTTAA
- a CDS encoding uracil-xanthine permease family protein, with amino-acid sequence MKPISFREQFTVKNTVLGVQFLFVAFGATVLVPLLVGIDPSVALFTAGIGTLIFHLITKGTVPAFLGSSFAFIAPIIEATRLFGWAGTLSGIIAVGFVYGIVSVLVKLRGIKFIESLFPSVVVGPVIMIIGLSLATSAVDMAKTDWLLATIALIASIVVVIFGKGMIKLIPIFVGIAVGYIVALILGRVDYTAISDAKWIMLPQFTMPEFSWQAILYMIPVAIAPVIEHVGDMYALGGVCDKNFIEKPGLNRTLLGDGIATAIAGFFGGVPNTTYSEVTGAISLTKVTNPFILRIAAITAVVFAFVGKISGFLKTIPQAVLGGIMLLLFGMIASIGIKTLVDSKANLSETRNQVIVSVVLTVGIGGAVIQYGNFSLAGIGLAAAVGIVLNLILPKTKKQDI; translated from the coding sequence ATGAAACCAATCTCTTTTCGCGAACAATTCACTGTAAAGAACACCGTATTAGGTGTTCAGTTTCTATTTGTTGCATTTGGTGCAACCGTTCTTGTCCCCCTTCTTGTTGGTATCGATCCTTCCGTCGCATTATTTACCGCCGGAATTGGCACGCTCATCTTTCATTTAATAACCAAAGGAACAGTGCCTGCTTTCCTTGGGAGCAGTTTTGCCTTTATCGCTCCTATCATCGAAGCAACAAGACTTTTTGGCTGGGCCGGAACCTTGTCTGGAATAATTGCAGTGGGCTTCGTTTACGGAATTGTTTCTGTATTGGTAAAATTACGGGGGATTAAGTTTATTGAAAGCCTGTTTCCCTCTGTTGTTGTTGGCCCGGTGATTATGATCATCGGACTGTCTTTGGCAACATCGGCGGTGGACATGGCAAAAACCGACTGGCTGCTGGCTACAATAGCATTAATTGCTTCAATTGTTGTGGTTATTTTTGGAAAAGGAATGATTAAACTTATCCCGATATTTGTGGGAATCGCTGTGGGATACATTGTTGCCTTAATTTTAGGCAGGGTAGATTACACTGCAATTTCCGATGCAAAATGGATAATGCTACCTCAGTTTACAATGCCTGAGTTTAGCTGGCAGGCCATTCTCTATATGATTCCGGTTGCTATTGCTCCGGTAATTGAACATGTTGGGGATATGTATGCACTTGGTGGCGTTTGCGACAAAAACTTTATTGAAAAACCGGGCTTAAACCGCACACTTCTGGGCGATGGAATTGCTACTGCTATTGCCGGCTTTTTTGGTGGCGTTCCAAATACTACTTATTCGGAGGTGACAGGTGCAATTTCATTAACAAAAGTAACCAACCCGTTTATTTTAAGAATTGCTGCAATTACTGCTGTTGTTTTTGCTTTTGTCGGAAAAATAAGTGGTTTTCTAAAAACCATACCTCAGGCTGTTTTAGGAGGAATTATGTTGCTTCTTTTTGGTATGATAGCTTCTATCGGTATAAAAACACTGGTCGACTCGAAGGCCAACTTGTCGGAAACCCGCAACCAGGTAATTGTTTCTGTTGTATTGACAGTAGGGATTGGCGGTGCAGTTATTCAGTACGGAAACTTCTCGCTGGCTGGAATTGGGCTGGCAGCAGCAGTTGGAATTGTGCTGAATTTAATTCTTCCAAAAACAAAAAAACAAGACATTTAA
- a CDS encoding 3-keto-disaccharide hydrolase: MKNTFFLFLISILVFSSCSTEEPWQPLFNGQDLTGWDTWCGPTEENGAPVGLNKDPLNLFSVIDLAGEKVIKISGEINASLATQEEFENYHLVMEFKWGEKVYSTRNSGLLYHSYGDFGVGIGVWMSSHELQLKSGNIGDSYRMGKSYCEIPIIKNAEDKYVYSKDAEKAPSVPDTETRIIAKDADYENPVGEWNKIELYCFGRTSVHVVNGKVNMINYNSGKYLGPNNIEPLPKGKIQLQSEGGELFIRSIKVQPINEIPQELLQ; the protein is encoded by the coding sequence ATGAAGAATACATTTTTCCTTTTCCTTATTTCGATTTTAGTTTTTAGTTCGTGTTCAACAGAAGAGCCGTGGCAACCGCTGTTTAATGGTCAGGATTTAACAGGTTGGGATACGTGGTGCGGCCCCACTGAAGAAAATGGAGCGCCGGTTGGCTTAAATAAAGACCCTCTAAATCTATTTTCAGTTATTGATCTGGCGGGCGAAAAAGTCATCAAAATTTCAGGTGAAATTAATGCCTCTCTTGCTACACAGGAAGAATTTGAAAACTACCATCTGGTTATGGAGTTCAAATGGGGTGAAAAAGTATATTCAACAAGAAACAGTGGATTACTTTACCATAGCTACGGCGATTTTGGAGTAGGTATTGGTGTTTGGATGAGTTCGCACGAATTGCAGTTAAAATCAGGAAATATAGGCGACTCGTACCGAATGGGAAAATCGTATTGCGAAATACCGATAATAAAAAATGCCGAAGACAAATATGTTTATTCAAAAGATGCCGAAAAAGCACCCTCTGTTCCTGATACCGAAACACGAATTATTGCCAAAGATGCCGATTACGAGAATCCGGTGGGCGAATGGAACAAAATCGAACTTTATTGTTTTGGAAGAACATCGGTTCATGTAGTAAACGGAAAAGTAAACATGATAAATTACAATTCCGGAAAATATTTGGGCCCCAATAATATTGAACCTTTACCAAAAGGCAAGATTCAGCTGCAATCCGAAGGCGGTGAACTTTTTATCCGCTCTATAAAAGTTCAACCCATAAACGAGATTCCTCAGGAATTATTACAATAA
- a CDS encoding DNA-binding protein gives MERKMTFNELRKIKDSLPDGSIKKMAQEFDVTEETVRNYFGGANYTNGAAVGIHMEPGPNGGIVLIDDTKILDRAKQIIEAEAV, from the coding sequence ATGGAGCGTAAAATGACATTTAACGAGCTGCGCAAAATCAAAGACAGCTTGCCTGACGGTTCAATAAAAAAAATGGCGCAAGAATTTGATGTAACAGAAGAAACCGTCAGGAATTATTTTGGAGGCGCGAATTATACTAACGGAGCAGCAGTAGGCATACATATGGAACCAGGACCAAATGGCGGAATAGTTCTAATCGACGACACAAAAATTTTAGACAGAGCAAAACAAATCATCGAAGCAGAAGCAGTTTAA
- a CDS encoding glycoside hydrolase family 3 N-terminal domain-containing protein, whose product MNKVIKIFTGIISLFLICTTHLGAVEPPFLKFSNDEWVNKQLDSMTIDEKIAQLMMLTAYPTQNDASKNKVIEQIKKYKPGGVLVMQGGPVKTTSWINEFQENSKTPLLIAIDGEWGLSMRIDSTVEYPYAQAIGAIKYDAFVYQMGRDIGNQLKDMGIHMNFAPVADVNTNPENPVINFRSFGEDKKNVANKAWQVAKGMQDVGVIPVAKHFPGHGDTHHDSHKTLPVLTHSKERMDTLESFPFRYLAEMGISGIMSAHLDVPSLDDSGTPSSLSKKIITDYLKNEIGFSGFVVTDAINMQGVRTQSGNAELEALKAGNDLIEFVPDLNKAIESVKNGIVRGELSTAEIDEKCRKILALKRWVNLNEYQPTDIKYLRHRLHSPYFEMTSRQLVKGALTVLKNTDNILPVEHLDSFRIASISIGSDNITTFQRRLEKYTVVDHYFLPKDASEKDLSRLHVLMEDYNLVIAGIQGINVYPSRQYGTTEIQRRAVSELTRKNNSIAVFFGNAYAMKHFENIENVQGLILAYQNNELTQELAAQLVFGANQANGRLPVTVDSRFQLNDSIEVASNSTLSYTIPEEVGVNSGQLEKKIDSIALLGVEKEAYPGCQVLIAKDGKVIFHKCYGYQTYEKEQQVKKENLYDWASLTKVTGPLPALMKLVDKKEMNLDAPFSNYWADFDGSNKRNITVREVLAHQARLASWIPFWQMTLDKQKHLSSSVFKHTPSSEFNVRVSSNLYMNNHFRKIMYDTIRDSKLLPRSRYLYSGLSFYLYPDIISNITGESYEEYLKKNFYLPLGAYTITYNPYKYFPMEDIIPTEKDDFFRMGTIRGYVHDEGAAMMGGISGNAGLFGTTNDLAKLFQMYLQKGYFGGRRYISEKTVNEFIRIQYPNNSNRRGLGFDKPLTDNNKNSLKDAYPAIDASANSFGHSGFTGTFAWADPDNGLLYIFMSNRVHPTRENQKLYQLNIRTAMHQAIYDCLKDN is encoded by the coding sequence ATGAATAAGGTAATCAAGATATTTACAGGTATTATTTCTCTGTTTCTGATTTGCACAACTCATCTGGGTGCTGTTGAGCCTCCTTTTCTGAAATTTTCAAACGATGAGTGGGTGAATAAACAACTGGACAGCATGACTATTGATGAGAAGATTGCACAATTGATGATGCTCACCGCATATCCGACACAAAATGACGCCAGCAAAAATAAAGTTATCGAACAAATAAAAAAATATAAACCCGGTGGTGTTTTGGTAATGCAGGGCGGGCCTGTTAAAACTACATCATGGATTAATGAATTTCAGGAAAATTCAAAAACACCTCTTCTGATCGCGATCGATGGCGAGTGGGGATTGTCTATGAGAATTGACAGCACAGTTGAATATCCCTATGCACAAGCAATCGGCGCAATAAAATACGATGCTTTTGTTTATCAGATGGGGAGAGATATTGGAAACCAGTTAAAAGACATGGGCATACATATGAATTTTGCCCCGGTGGCTGATGTAAATACCAATCCTGAAAATCCTGTTATTAATTTTCGTTCGTTTGGGGAAGACAAAAAAAATGTTGCGAACAAAGCATGGCAGGTTGCCAAAGGAATGCAGGATGTGGGAGTAATACCTGTGGCCAAGCATTTTCCGGGACATGGCGACACGCATCATGACTCTCATAAAACACTTCCTGTACTTACACATTCAAAAGAAAGAATGGACACCCTCGAAAGTTTTCCGTTCCGTTACCTGGCGGAAATGGGAATCAGTGGAATAATGTCAGCACATCTTGACGTTCCTTCGCTTGATGATTCGGGAACTCCTTCCTCATTGTCAAAAAAAATCATAACTGATTATCTGAAAAATGAAATCGGTTTTTCCGGTTTTGTAGTTACCGACGCTATAAATATGCAGGGTGTAAGAACCCAAAGCGGAAATGCAGAACTGGAAGCGCTAAAAGCGGGAAATGATTTGATTGAATTTGTTCCGGATTTGAATAAAGCGATTGAATCGGTAAAAAACGGCATCGTAAGAGGTGAACTCAGCACCGCTGAAATTGACGAAAAGTGTCGAAAAATTCTGGCGTTAAAACGTTGGGTGAATTTAAACGAGTACCAGCCGACTGACATAAAATATTTGAGGCACAGACTCCACTCTCCTTATTTTGAGATGACCAGCCGACAGCTTGTTAAAGGAGCACTTACTGTTTTAAAAAACACAGATAACATTCTGCCCGTTGAGCATCTCGATTCTTTCCGTATTGCATCAATATCAATAGGTTCCGATAATATTACAACCTTTCAGAGAAGGCTTGAAAAATATACTGTTGTCGACCACTACTTCCTTCCCAAAGATGCTTCTGAAAAAGATTTGAGCAGACTCCACGTTTTAATGGAAGATTACAATTTGGTAATAGCAGGTATTCAGGGGATTAATGTCTATCCTTCGAGACAATACGGTACAACTGAAATTCAAAGACGTGCGGTTTCGGAACTGACGCGAAAAAATAATTCGATCGCTGTTTTTTTTGGCAATGCCTATGCAATGAAACACTTTGAAAATATTGAAAATGTACAGGGGCTGATTTTGGCCTATCAGAATAACGAATTAACCCAGGAGTTGGCGGCGCAACTTGTATTTGGGGCAAACCAGGCCAATGGCAGGTTGCCGGTAACAGTTGATTCAAGGTTTCAGTTAAACGACAGTATTGAAGTAGCAAGCAACAGCACGCTGTCATACACAATTCCGGAAGAAGTTGGTGTAAATTCAGGACAACTTGAAAAAAAGATTGATTCAATTGCCCTGCTGGGAGTTGAAAAAGAAGCTTATCCCGGATGCCAGGTATTAATTGCAAAAGATGGAAAAGTAATATTTCATAAATGCTATGGATACCAGACCTATGAAAAAGAGCAGCAAGTGAAAAAAGAGAACTTATATGACTGGGCTTCGCTAACCAAAGTAACCGGCCCCCTGCCAGCGCTCATGAAATTGGTTGATAAAAAAGAAATGAATCTGGATGCCCCATTTAGCAATTACTGGGCTGATTTTGACGGCTCCAACAAAAGAAATATTACAGTACGCGAGGTTTTAGCACACCAGGCGCGATTGGCGTCCTGGATACCTTTTTGGCAAATGACACTTGACAAACAGAAGCACCTGAGTTCTTCTGTCTTTAAACACACTCCCTCTTCTGAATTTAATGTGCGTGTTTCTTCCAACTTATATATGAACAACCATTTTAGGAAGATAATGTACGATACCATTCGCGATTCGAAACTATTGCCCCGAAGCAGGTATTTATATTCCGGTCTGAGTTTCTATTTGTATCCTGATATTATCAGCAATATCACCGGTGAATCATACGAAGAATATCTAAAAAAAAATTTTTATTTGCCTCTGGGAGCATACACTATTACCTATAACCCTTACAAATATTTTCCAATGGAAGACATTATTCCAACTGAAAAAGATGACTTTTTCAGAATGGGAACTATACGGGGATACGTACACGACGAGGGAGCCGCAATGATGGGTGGAATTTCAGGGAATGCTGGTCTTTTTGGTACAACCAACGACCTGGCAAAACTATTTCAGATGTACCTTCAAAAAGGATATTTTGGAGGGCGTAGATATATTTCTGAAAAAACGGTGAATGAATTTATACGTATTCAATACCCTAACAACAGCAACCGAAGAGGGCTGGGTTTTGACAAACCGCTGACAGACAATAATAAAAACAGCCTGAAAGACGCTTATCCCGCAATAGATGCAAGCGCCAACAGCTTCGGACACAGTGGCTTCACAGGAACATTTGCCTGGGCTGATCCCGATAATGGCTTACTTTATATTTTTATGTCGAACAGGGTTCACCCAACGCGTGAAAATCAAAAACTATATCAGTTAAATATTCGGACTGCAATGCACCAGGCAATTTACGATTGCTTAAAAGATAATTGA